The Streptomyces sp. NBC_01276 genome contains the following window.
CCTCGACAACCACGGCTTCGCCTCCATCGGCGGCCTGTCGGGGGCCGTGGGCGGCGAGGGCTTCGGCACGGCGTACCGCTTCCGGGGGCCCGACGGCGCGTACGACGGCGCTCCCCTCCCGGTGGACCTCGCCGCGAACGCGGCCTCCCTGGGGATGGCCACCATCCGTACCCGCACCATCGGTGACCTGCGAAAAGCCCTCTCCGAAGCGCGTGCGGCGGACCGTCCCACATGTGTCTACGCACAGACCCGAACACCCGACACTGTGTCGGGCCCACCCCCGGCACAGGCGTGGTGGGATGTTCCTGTGGCCGAGACCGCGACCCGTGCGTCGGCGGCCCGTGCCCGTGACGAGTACGACCGGCAAGCCGCGCAGCGACGTCGCCATCTGTGAAGGAGCAAGCATGAAGACCGTCAACCACTGGATCGGTGGCAAGACCGTCGAGGGCGCGTCGGGCAACTACGGCCCGGTCACCGACCCGGCCACCGGCGAGGTCACCACGCAGGTCGCCCTCGCCTCCGCCGAGGAGGTCGACGCCGCGGTACGGGTCGCGCAGGAGGCGTTCCTGTCCTGGGGCCAGTCCTCGCTGGCCGCCCGCACCAAGGTGCTGTTCGCCTACCGCGCCCTGCTGGACGCCAACCGCGACGCCATCGCCGAACTGATCACCGCCGAGCACGGCAAGGTGCACTCGGACGCGCTGGGCGAGGTCGCCCGCGGCCTGGAGATCGTCGAGCTGGCCTGCGGGATCACCACCCAGCTCAAGGGCGAGCTGTCCACCTCCGTCTCCAGCCGGGTGGACGTCTCCTCGATCCGCCAGCCGCTGGGCGTCGTCGCGGGCATCACGCCCTTCAACTTCCCGGCGATGGTCCCGATGTGGATGTTCCCGCTGGCCGTGGCCTGCGGAAACACCTTCATCCTCAAGCCCAGCGAGAAGGACCCGTCGGCCGCCAACAAGCTGGCCGAGCTGATGACCGAGGCCGGTCTGCCCGCGGGCGTCCTGAACGTCGTCCACGGCGACAAGGCGGCCGTCGACGCGCTCCTCGCGCACCCGGGCATCTCCGCCGTGTCCTTCGTCGGCTCGACCCCGATCGCCCGCCACATCCACACCACCGCCTCGGCCAACGGCAAGCGCGTCCAGGCGCTGGGCGGCGCCAAGAACCACATGCTGGTGCTCCCGGACGCGGACCTGGACGCCGCCGCCGACGCGGCCGTCTCCGCGGCCTACGGTTCGGCCGGCGAGCGCTGCATGGCGATCTCCGCGGTCGTCGCCGTCGGCTCCATCGCGGACGAGCTCGTCGAGAAGATCCGCGAGCGCGCCGAGAAGATCAAGATCGGCCCCGGCAACGACCCCACGTCCGAGATGGGCCCGCTGATCACCGCCGCCCACCGCGACAAGGTCGCCTCCTACGTCAAGGGCGCCGCGGCCCAGGGCGCCGACGTCGTCCTCGACGGCACCGGCTACACGGTCGAGGGCAACGAGAACGGCCACTGGATCGGCCTGTCCCTCCTGGACAACGTCAGGACCGACTCCGACGCCTACCGCGACGAGATCTTCGGTCCGGTGCTGTGCGTGCTGCGCACCGAGACCTACGAGGAGGGCGTGGCTCTCATCAACGCCTCGCCGTTCGGCAACGGCACCGCGATCTTCACCCGCGACGGCGGCGCCGCCCGCCGCTTCCAGCTGGAGATCGAGGCGGGCATGGTCGGCGTGAACGTGCCGATCCCGGTGCCGGTGGGCTACCACTCCTTCGGTGGCTGGAAGGACTCGCTCTTCGGCGACCACCACATCTACGGCAACGACGGCATCCACTTCTACACGCGCGGCAAGGTCGTCACCACCCGCTGGCCGGACCCGGCCGACGCCCCGGCCGGCGTGGACCTGGGCTTCCCCCGCAACCACTGATGCCCGGCAGCCGGTGACGCCCGGAGGCCTCCGGTTCCCCGGAAGCCTCCGGTTCCCCGGCCGCCGCCGTCGTCGGCCGGCGCGTCCCCGGACAGCAGGACCCCCTGGCCAACCCTCACCGGCCGGGGGGTCCTGCCGTTCGCCGCGCCGGGCCGCCCGGGGGGTCCGTGGCTCGGGCCGCCCGGGGGTCCCCGGGGTGCCAGGGGTGCCCGGGGTGCTCGGGCCGCGCGGGGCCTCGCCGGTCAGTGCGTCCGCGCCAGGTCCCGTTCGGCTTGGGGCCGTGGGGGATCCGAGCGTCGCCGCCGGCGCAGTACCAGCACGGCCGTCCCCGCCCCCGCCAGCACCAGGACCGCTCCCGCCGCCGCCCAGGGGACCGCGAGGAAGTCCGTGGCGGACTCGGAGGAGAGGTCGGGGTAGGCGGCCGCGCCCGCCGAGACCTTGACGCTCACCCAGTCCAACTGGGGCGAGTCCGGCCACGGCTCGGTCATCTCCACCCGCTGCCCCGGCAGCAGCACCAGCTTCGGCTCCCGGGCCGGCCGGTCCAGCACCCGGCGCCCGAACAGTCCCCGCGCGGACACCGCCACCTTCGGCTCCACCACCACGTTGCCCCGGTTGACCAGCGCGTACGAGACCGTGGCGCGGGCGTCCTTCACCCACGGCAGCAGGGGTGCCCCCCGGGTGACCCGTACGTCCTCCACGCTCAGCCCCGGGGTCAGCGGTCCCGGTACCCGGAAGTACAGCCGGGCCCCCACCGAACGCTTCACCCCCACCTGCACCTTGCCGTCCTTCTGTACCCCCTCGACGGCGGTGTTGAGGGCGACGATCCCGCCGACGTGATCGCCCGGCGTGGCGTCCCCGGGGACCTTGACGGTGAAGGGGATGTCGGCGCGGCCCTTCGGCGGCACGGTCACGGTGGCCGACGCCTGCGGTGCCAGCGCGATCCAGGTGCCGACGTCCTCGGGCTTCGTTTCGGCGGGCAGCAGCGCGAAGGCGCCCCCCGACGGGGTGTTCACGGCGTCGGTGGCGAAGACCTGGAAGGTCAGCTCCTTGTCGGAGGAGTTCAGGATCGTGGCGCTGTCGCTGACGGTGGCCCCGGCGGCGCCCTGGTGGAAGAAGTACGCGCGGTCGGTCATCGCGGCGCCCGCGGCGGGCGTGGGGAACACCCCCCAGGTGCCGTTGTCCGCGGCCGTGGCGGGGGCGGCGGACAGGGCGGGGAGCAGCAGCAGCCCGCACAGTCCGGCGAGGAGGACGTGCGGGAGGGTGCGCAGGCGCATGGGCGGGTCTCTCCAGTCACGGCGCGGAACGGGAAGAGGGGTGGTGCGACGCCGTGGCGCCGCCCCACCCCGGGGCCGGGCCCGGTCAGGCGATCGAGAAGGTCACGACCGACTGGTAGGTGTCGGCGAACATGAACGGCGGCAGCTGCAGCATCGCCGCGCCGCCCACGGCGAACTCGCCGCCGGTCAGCTCGTCACCGCCGGCCGCCTGGGAGGCGACCTTCATCGGGGTGTCGGTGATCGCGCCCGGCGCACCGGCGGTGCAGGTGCTCGGGCTGTCCGGGTTGGTCACGGTGCAGGACGGCTGGATGCCGATCTGCGCCTTCGCCATCGAGTGGCCGGTCGTCTGGTTCAGGAACGGCGTACGGGTCGCCGTCACGTCCCAGCCGAGGCTGCCGCCGCGGAAGTCCTGGACGGTGGCGGCGTTGAACGCGCCGAACACCGACTGGGCCTTGCCGTTGATGGTCACCGCGCCGAAGCTGACGGCCGGCTGGCCGTCCTTCGGGCCGAGGGCCAGCGGTCCGGGCAGCACCTCGACGTCCACCGGGTTCTGCACGCCCGCCTGCTCCTCGACGAACACGAAGGGCTTGGCCGGGGGTACCGAACCGTCGATCTTGATGGCGTCGGCCTTCTTGGTGACCGTGATGTTGCAGGTGGCGGCGCCGGTCGCGTCCGCCGTGCCGGTACCGGTGTCACCGGTCGCGGCGCCCGCGAGGAGGGCGGAACAGGTGACCGCGCCGGCCGGGAAGTTGGCGCCGGTTGCGGTGACGGCGGTGCCCGCCTTGCCGCTGTTGGGCGTCAGCCTCGTGGTGACCGGGTCCTTGGGCAGGGCCTCGACGGCCACCGAGCCGACGGAGGCGCTGGGACGCGGATCCGGCGTACAGGTCGTCGTGTAGACCGTGCCGCCGAGGTCGGCGTCCGTGATCACCTGGTCGATGGTGATCTGGACCGTGGTGCCCTCGGTGCCGTCCGGGACGGTGATGTTCCCGCTGAAGGCGGGCGGGTCGGCCTTCTTGCCGGCTTCCTGGTGGCTGGGGACGGCCGCGCTGGTGACCGTCTGGGCGACCCCGCCGACGAGCAGCTTCGCCTTGATCGTGTTGACCGTGTCGATGGTGAACATCGGGACGACCGGGGTCTCACCGGGGTCGATGGTGATGGGGACGCTCTGGCCGGCCTTCGCGGTGTCCGGCAGCGTGATCGTGTAGTCCTGATTGCCGTTGGCGCCCGGCTGGGGCGCCGGGGCCACGCACTTCACGGGGACCGAAGTGGTCTTGGTCGCGGCCTGCGCCGTGCCCGTGAGGGCCACCACACCGCCCGTCAGGGCCAGGGAAAGGGCGCCCGCCCCGGCCAGAACTCTTCGTCGGAACGTTGT
Protein-coding sequences here:
- a CDS encoding CoA-acylating methylmalonate-semialdehyde dehydrogenase, which codes for MKTVNHWIGGKTVEGASGNYGPVTDPATGEVTTQVALASAEEVDAAVRVAQEAFLSWGQSSLAARTKVLFAYRALLDANRDAIAELITAEHGKVHSDALGEVARGLEIVELACGITTQLKGELSTSVSSRVDVSSIRQPLGVVAGITPFNFPAMVPMWMFPLAVACGNTFILKPSEKDPSAANKLAELMTEAGLPAGVLNVVHGDKAAVDALLAHPGISAVSFVGSTPIARHIHTTASANGKRVQALGGAKNHMLVLPDADLDAAADAAVSAAYGSAGERCMAISAVVAVGSIADELVEKIRERAEKIKIGPGNDPTSEMGPLITAAHRDKVASYVKGAAAQGADVVLDGTGYTVEGNENGHWIGLSLLDNVRTDSDAYRDEIFGPVLCVLRTETYEEGVALINASPFGNGTAIFTRDGGAARRFQLEIEAGMVGVNVPIPVPVGYHSFGGWKDSLFGDHHIYGNDGIHFYTRGKVVTTRWPDPADAPAGVDLGFPRNH
- a CDS encoding WxL protein peptidoglycan domain-containing protein, with the translated sequence MRLRTLPHVLLAGLCGLLLLPALSAAPATAADNGTWGVFPTPAAGAAMTDRAYFFHQGAAGATVSDSATILNSSDKELTFQVFATDAVNTPSGGAFALLPAETKPEDVGTWIALAPQASATVTVPPKGRADIPFTVKVPGDATPGDHVGGIVALNTAVEGVQKDGKVQVGVKRSVGARLYFRVPGPLTPGLSVEDVRVTRGAPLLPWVKDARATVSYALVNRGNVVVEPKVAVSARGLFGRRVLDRPAREPKLVLLPGQRVEMTEPWPDSPQLDWVSVKVSAGAAAYPDLSSESATDFLAVPWAAAGAVLVLAGAGTAVLVLRRRRRSDPPRPQAERDLARTH